A single genomic interval of Spirosoma linguale DSM 74 harbors:
- a CDS encoding response regulator receiver protein (PFAM: LytTr DNA-binding region~KEGG: sde:Sde_3733 response regulator receiver domain-containing protein) has product MRTQLNLTLPIQIPGYRHIQDAQSIRRLQGSGNYTLIYLRELDKPLLVSKSLIYFAEQLPDFIRVSKSSLINPTDIVKVIRWDARKMEIELSDGTTLPVARRRSAELLAVLQKQEDRRSLPQRGPAWTIQLAPSQLIRPYK; this is encoded by the coding sequence ATGCGAACTCAACTTAACTTAACATTACCTATCCAGATTCCTGGCTACCGGCATATTCAGGATGCCCAAAGTATTCGTAGATTACAGGGGAGCGGTAACTATACCTTGATTTATCTAAGAGAATTAGACAAACCGCTGCTGGTGAGCAAAAGTCTGATCTACTTTGCTGAGCAGTTGCCGGATTTTATTCGAGTAAGTAAATCCAGTCTGATTAATCCCACAGATATTGTTAAGGTGATTCGGTGGGATGCCAGAAAAATGGAAATCGAATTAAGTGATGGTACGACATTGCCGGTTGCCCGGCGTCGTAGTGCCGAATTACTCGCGGTACTTCAAAAACAGGAAGACCGACGCAGTTTACCTCAGCGGGGCCCAGCCTGGACTATACAGCTTGCCCCAAGCCAGCTTATCAGACCTTATAAATAA
- a CDS encoding response regulator receiver and unknown domain protein (PFAM: response regulator receiver~SMART: response regulator receiver~KEGG: rpt:Rpal_3426 response regulator receiver protein): MPDDQRRNQKASFPLLVAVANKDHQLLIQYSLLASMPQAMASFAATADEAIVYLAKGNSKEPFPRLVLLDVHLPTLQVGYELVKHIKHTYPCLPIVAISSDPDADIVKQAYEFGVHSFLIKPVYLEEWEHYFRVFNAYWSGVVTLPPSM, from the coding sequence ATGCCCGATGACCAGCGACGGAATCAAAAAGCATCTTTTCCACTTTTAGTGGCTGTAGCAAATAAAGATCATCAACTGCTCATTCAGTACAGCCTGTTAGCCAGTATGCCCCAGGCGATGGCCTCATTTGCTGCAACAGCAGATGAGGCCATCGTGTATTTGGCGAAAGGAAATAGTAAAGAACCTTTTCCCCGATTGGTCCTTCTGGACGTACATCTTCCTACTCTACAGGTCGGTTATGAGCTGGTAAAACACATTAAGCACACCTATCCCTGTTTACCCATAGTCGCTATCAGTAGTGATCCTGATGCAGATATCGTCAAACAGGCCTATGAATTCGGAGTTCATTCATTCCTTATCAAACCTGTCTATTTAGAGGAGTGGGAACATTATTTCCGTGTTTTTAACGCCTACTGGTCTGGAGTAGTTACGTTGCCTCCAAGTATGTAA
- a CDS encoding protein of unknown function DUF336 (PFAM: protein of unknown function DUF336~KEGG: pzu:PHZ_c2132 hypothetical protein), with protein MKQELIDQLFLVTSQEANRQGLPITITVVDTGGHVRAVLRQEGCSYFALESSRHKAITASQLQMPSHVVGEIGEKFPALQASFKANPDISGLPGGFPIRWAGSVVGGLGIAGGNFEQDQAIGAAAIATLPTD; from the coding sequence ATGAAACAAGAACTGATTGATCAACTTTTTCTGGTGACCAGCCAGGAAGCAAACCGGCAAGGTCTGCCGATTACAATAACAGTAGTCGATACGGGTGGGCATGTGCGGGCCGTGCTACGGCAGGAAGGTTGTAGTTATTTCGCTCTGGAAAGCAGCCGTCACAAAGCCATAACGGCTTCACAACTTCAGATGCCAAGCCATGTTGTAGGTGAGATCGGGGAGAAGTTTCCCGCCCTTCAGGCGTCGTTCAAGGCTAATCCCGATATATCCGGACTGCCTGGTGGTTTTCCCATACGTTGGGCAGGGTCAGTCGTTGGCGGATTGGGTATTGCTGGTGGTAATTTCGAACAGGACCAGGCAATCGGCGCGGCTGCTATCGCCACTCTACCGACGGATTGA
- a CDS encoding transcriptional regulator, MarR family (PFAM: regulatory protein MarR~SMART: regulatory protein MarR~KEGG: scl:sce8843 MarR family transcriptional regulator) — protein METQYQLADQVQQKNIAGHIHRFSRTLSGLSEHRWAADGYPEVRSSHVQLLTNLDPAGTRNTVLAQRAHITKQTMGRLVKELAESGYVSIHPDKTDNRAHQVQLTDRGQAFLTYLATTLGDLERVFAQVVGADKLSEFTATLQALLAFVDTRRQQLGL, from the coding sequence ATGGAAACGCAATACCAATTGGCCGATCAGGTTCAACAAAAGAATATAGCCGGGCATATACACCGGTTCTCCCGGACTTTAAGTGGATTGAGTGAACACCGCTGGGCGGCTGATGGCTACCCGGAGGTACGAAGTAGCCACGTCCAGTTACTGACCAATTTGGACCCAGCAGGCACGCGCAATACCGTGCTGGCCCAACGAGCGCACATCACCAAGCAGACGATGGGCCGATTGGTCAAAGAATTAGCCGAAAGCGGCTACGTTTCGATCCATCCCGACAAGACCGATAATCGAGCGCATCAGGTACAGTTGACCGACCGGGGCCAGGCGTTTCTTACGTACCTGGCAACAACGCTGGGTGATCTGGAGCGGGTTTTCGCGCAAGTGGTCGGCGCTGACAAACTATCCGAATTTACCGCCACACTCCAGGCGCTGTTGGCTTTTGTAGATACCCGACGACAGCAGTTAGGCTTGTAA
- a CDS encoding 2-dehydropantoate 2-reductase (PFAM: Ketopantoate reductase ApbA/PanE domain protein~KEGG: rpd:RPD_0603 2-dehydropantoate 2-reductase): MQKPIYIIGVGAIGMTLAVLLKQAGKDVTLIRGRQDSRPETDDVKIILDCTDGITQEATVPISVLDQFTVLDGFILLTTKAYGNPELAQRLIGKTGQSPLILLQNGLGVEEPFLDVDFPEVYRCVLLATSQVQAPFRVRYKPVAASPIGVIRGHESGLAELVEQLNIAQFPFRIEEAIQRAVWEKVISNCVFNAICPLLGVDNGIFHRNALALALAREIIDECLAVANEVGIGLNRLDVESRLLQISQRSDGQLISTLVDINQGHPTEIESLNLAVARLAQRLGKPNLANRTRLLGELIQLKSELSRVS; encoded by the coding sequence ATGCAAAAGCCTATCTACATTATTGGCGTCGGTGCCATTGGTATGACCTTAGCCGTGTTGCTGAAGCAGGCAGGTAAAGACGTTACCCTGATTCGTGGGCGTCAGGATAGTCGGCCGGAAACCGACGACGTTAAGATCATCCTTGATTGTACCGACGGAATTACTCAGGAGGCCACCGTTCCCATTTCGGTGCTGGACCAGTTTACGGTACTAGATGGGTTTATTTTGCTGACCACAAAGGCATACGGCAACCCGGAACTGGCCCAACGATTGATCGGAAAGACAGGTCAGTCGCCCCTAATCCTGTTGCAAAATGGCCTGGGAGTTGAAGAGCCGTTTTTAGACGTTGATTTTCCCGAAGTGTATCGCTGTGTGTTACTGGCGACCAGCCAGGTACAAGCCCCGTTTCGAGTTCGTTATAAACCTGTAGCGGCTTCGCCCATCGGTGTGATTCGGGGCCATGAATCCGGCCTGGCCGAACTTGTCGAGCAGCTTAACATAGCGCAGTTCCCGTTTCGGATTGAGGAAGCCATTCAACGGGCGGTCTGGGAAAAGGTTATTAGCAATTGTGTTTTCAATGCCATCTGTCCACTCCTTGGTGTCGATAATGGTATTTTTCATCGGAATGCATTGGCACTGGCTTTAGCCCGTGAGATTATCGATGAATGCCTGGCTGTGGCTAATGAAGTGGGTATAGGGCTGAATCGACTGGACGTGGAGAGTCGGCTGCTGCAAATCAGTCAACGTTCGGATGGGCAACTCATTTCAACCCTAGTGGATATTAACCAGGGTCATCCAACAGAAATTGAGTCACTGAATCTAGCCGTAGCTCGCCTGGCACAACGGCTCGGCAAACCGAATCTGGCTAATCGAACCCGGCTTCTGGGCGAACTAATCCAGTTAAAGTCAGAACTGAGCCGGGTTTCATAG
- a CDS encoding Methyltransferase type 11 (PFAM: Methyltransferase type 11; methyltransferase small; Methyltransferase type 12~KEGG: hypothetical protein ; K00598 trans-aconitate 2-methyltransferase), with the protein MNQLNRSWNADLYQQKHAFVFHFGEDVLNLLDPQPGERILDLGCGTGELTARIAESGAKIIGLDASLSMISKARESFPHLSFQEGDARNFGTDQPFDAIFSNATLHWINETEQPSVLAAVFKALKPGGRFVAELGGRGNVARILNALAKALNELGMLQPVNPNFFPSVGEYTTLLETVGFFVTLAQFFDRDTPLADPETGLNDWIAMFRGDVLADLSDQDRQTVLAAVNNQLRPTNFRDGHWFADYKRLRFVAVKPFEP; encoded by the coding sequence ATGAATCAATTGAATCGCTCCTGGAATGCGGATCTTTATCAGCAAAAACACGCCTTTGTCTTTCATTTTGGGGAAGATGTATTGAATTTACTTGACCCACAGCCGGGTGAACGTATCCTTGACCTTGGCTGCGGGACTGGAGAACTTACCGCCCGAATCGCCGAAAGTGGGGCCAAAATCATCGGTCTGGATGCCTCGCTTTCGATGATTTCGAAAGCCCGGGAGTCTTTTCCCCATCTTAGCTTTCAGGAGGGTGATGCCAGAAATTTTGGTACGGATCAGCCGTTCGATGCCATCTTCAGCAATGCTACGCTCCACTGGATCAACGAAACAGAGCAGCCATCCGTCCTGGCGGCTGTTTTCAAGGCACTCAAACCGGGCGGCCGTTTCGTCGCTGAACTGGGAGGACGGGGTAACGTAGCACGCATCCTGAACGCATTAGCGAAGGCCTTGAACGAGTTGGGTATGCTCCAACCGGTAAATCCGAATTTCTTTCCGAGCGTTGGAGAATACACAACGTTGCTGGAGACGGTTGGTTTTTTCGTCACACTAGCGCAGTTTTTTGACCGGGATACCCCGCTGGCTGATCCGGAAACCGGGCTAAATGACTGGATTGCCATGTTTCGAGGGGATGTATTGGCAGACCTCTCTGATCAGGATCGACAAACCGTATTAGCGGCCGTAAACAACCAGCTTCGTCCTACTAATTTCCGCGACGGACATTGGTTCGCGGACTACAAACGCCTTCGGTTTGTCGCCGTAAAACCATTTGAACCCTAA
- a CDS encoding X-Pro dipeptidyl-peptidase domain protein (PFAM: X-Pro dipeptidyl-peptidase domain protein; peptidase S15~KEGG: mxa:MXAN_3810 CocE/NonD family hydrolase): MIAAFTTFLAICLSATACLGNSVREQYQKFEYQIPMRDGVKLYTAVYVPRRASTGNTYPFLMQRTCFGSMPYGTEQYKASLGPSPTLQADGYIFVYQDVRGRWASEGQWTNMTPVVSDRPNASATNAIDESTDTYDTIDWLLSHVPYHNGRVGLWGMSYAGFYVIASSIKAHPALKASSPQAPIADFFREDIHHNGAFTQVALLAYPLFGNRSTGPTTKPWFLPEWIQTEGQTEFTWHQQLGPLANARQYLARNAFWQQTVAHPNYDHFWQERNILPHLQHVRPAMLVVGGWFDAEDLYGPLSIYKTLATKSPESRPMLVMGPFGHRGWSEETGHTLHNDLYFGDSLATYYQRTIEVPFFHHYLKGAGDGKTELPNVCLFDTGLKTWRTFAGWPASGWPASTSRSLRWYLTASGQLSTQTTKPVRFREYTSDPAHPVPYSEASLTAEPDFSALASYMSADQRFASERPDVLTFKTDILPENLTVGGEIKVRLKVSTTGTDADWVVKLIDVYPPDESNHPYLPNPKTQLANYQQLVRADVMRGRFRHSFERPKPFTPNQVTEVTFQLQDVLHTFKKGHRVMIQVQSSWFPLIDRNPQTFVENIYKARNTDFKLARHRLYSDSFVEVSTLP, translated from the coding sequence ATGATCGCAGCGTTTACCACTTTTCTAGCGATATGCCTCTCTGCAACTGCCTGTCTGGGAAATTCGGTGCGCGAACAGTATCAAAAATTTGAATACCAGATACCCATGCGCGATGGCGTTAAACTGTACACCGCGGTTTACGTGCCCCGCCGTGCATCGACCGGAAATACCTACCCGTTTCTGATGCAACGGACTTGTTTTGGGTCGATGCCGTATGGTACCGAACAGTATAAGGCTTCCCTGGGACCATCACCCACGCTACAGGCCGATGGGTACATTTTTGTCTATCAGGATGTACGCGGCCGATGGGCTTCCGAAGGGCAGTGGACCAACATGACGCCGGTGGTCAGTGACCGCCCGAACGCATCAGCCACTAACGCGATTGACGAAAGCACGGATACGTATGACACCATTGACTGGCTACTCAGCCACGTACCCTATCACAATGGCCGGGTCGGATTGTGGGGCATGAGTTATGCTGGATTTTATGTGATAGCGAGCTCCATCAAAGCGCATCCGGCCCTAAAAGCATCATCCCCCCAAGCACCTATTGCCGATTTTTTTCGGGAAGATATTCATCATAATGGAGCCTTCACACAGGTAGCGTTACTGGCATACCCGCTGTTCGGCAACCGCTCAACCGGACCGACGACCAAGCCCTGGTTTCTGCCTGAGTGGATTCAAACGGAGGGCCAGACCGAGTTTACCTGGCATCAACAGCTGGGTCCATTGGCCAATGCCCGGCAATATTTAGCTCGAAACGCGTTCTGGCAGCAAACGGTGGCGCATCCTAATTACGACCACTTCTGGCAGGAGCGCAACATTTTGCCTCACTTGCAGCACGTTCGGCCCGCCATGCTGGTCGTTGGGGGCTGGTTCGATGCCGAAGACCTGTACGGGCCACTGAGTATTTACAAGACGCTGGCCACAAAAAGCCCGGAATCACGGCCTATGCTGGTGATGGGGCCGTTTGGCCATCGGGGCTGGTCGGAAGAAACGGGCCATACCCTGCACAACGATCTGTATTTTGGCGACAGTCTGGCGACCTATTACCAACGGACGATTGAAGTGCCCTTTTTTCACCATTATCTAAAAGGAGCTGGTGACGGCAAAACCGAATTACCCAACGTCTGTCTGTTCGATACAGGGTTGAAGACCTGGCGAACCTTTGCCGGGTGGCCCGCATCAGGGTGGCCCGCATCGACCAGCCGTTCGTTGAGGTGGTATTTGACGGCGAGTGGCCAACTAAGCACACAGACGACTAAGCCGGTTCGCTTTCGGGAATATACCAGCGATCCAGCTCATCCAGTACCTTACAGCGAAGCGAGCCTGACTGCCGAACCCGATTTCAGTGCGTTGGCCAGTTATATGTCGGCCGATCAGCGATTTGCCAGCGAACGACCCGACGTACTGACGTTTAAAACGGACATTCTGCCGGAAAATCTGACCGTGGGCGGAGAAATAAAAGTCCGGCTGAAAGTCAGTACCACCGGTACCGACGCCGACTGGGTCGTCAAGCTGATCGATGTGTATCCACCCGACGAATCAAATCACCCTTATCTGCCCAATCCTAAAACGCAATTAGCCAATTATCAGCAGTTGGTCAGGGCTGATGTCATGCGCGGCCGGTTTCGCCATAGCTTTGAGAGGCCGAAGCCTTTTACGCCGAATCAGGTTACGGAGGTAACCTTCCAGCTTCAGGATGTACTGCACACCTTTAAAAAAGGCCATCGGGTCATGATTCAGGTGCAAAGCAGTTGGTTTCCGCTGATCGATAGAAACCCGCAGACGTTCGTGGAAAACATCTACAAAGCACGAAACACTGATTTTAAACTGGCTCGTCATCGGTTGTACAGTGACTCATTCGTGGAAGTTTCTACGCTACCCTAA
- a CDS encoding transcriptional regulator, GntR family with aminotransferase domain (PFAM: regulatory protein GntR HTH; aminotransferase class I and II~SMART: regulatory protein GntR HTH~KEGG: scl:sce5745 transcriptional regulator), producing MRVSTPRYQQIARQLGDKLRGGTLAEGDKLPSVRTLSQELGVSINTVQQAYYCLEAEGLIEARPQSGYYVRTLIERLGNVPRRSAPQATASQPLQANQESMLLRLMHQQRQPGWLPFSLSVPAPSLLPVSKLMKALQQAQRELPHGGIEYELMTGNAALRRQIARYALFWGSQLTDEEIITTEGCTAALTLCLKAITQPGDTVAVESPIYFGILQTILSLGLKVLELPTDALTGVDLDILESHLRAGQVQACLLVPNFSNPLGCCMPNAHKQRLVQLMETYQVPLIEDDLYGDLHFGPDRPLPCKAFDRQGLVLWCGSVSKTLAPGYRVGWVAPGRYFDALLQVKRYQAGFSPGITQQAVATFLANDRYELHLRRLRQRLKSNCQRYQQTIRAHFPPGTRISEPQGGFTLWVETDARVDTLVLADQLAPHKISIMPGSLFSLQPQYANCMRLSYGLPFDERVAWGLQMIGQLIHQQVRI from the coding sequence ATGCGTGTATCGACTCCCAGGTATCAGCAGATCGCTCGTCAATTAGGCGATAAGTTACGAGGGGGTACGCTCGCGGAGGGCGACAAGCTCCCATCCGTACGTACGCTTAGCCAGGAACTGGGCGTTAGCATCAATACCGTTCAGCAAGCCTATTATTGTCTGGAAGCCGAAGGATTGATCGAAGCCCGTCCTCAGTCGGGGTACTATGTCCGAACGCTGATCGAGCGGCTGGGTAATGTGCCACGTCGGTCGGCACCCCAGGCCACAGCCAGCCAGCCTCTTCAAGCTAATCAGGAGTCAATGCTGTTAAGACTGATGCACCAGCAGCGACAACCTGGCTGGCTTCCTTTCTCACTAAGTGTTCCCGCTCCTTCGCTATTGCCGGTGAGTAAGTTGATGAAGGCGCTCCAGCAGGCCCAACGCGAGCTACCTCATGGTGGAATTGAGTACGAGTTGATGACGGGTAATGCGGCTTTACGTCGACAGATTGCCCGGTATGCGCTGTTCTGGGGTAGTCAGTTAACCGACGAGGAGATCATTACCACGGAGGGTTGTACAGCCGCCCTGACGTTATGCCTGAAAGCTATTACCCAGCCGGGCGATACGGTTGCGGTAGAAAGCCCGATCTATTTTGGCATCCTTCAAACGATTCTATCGCTGGGCCTTAAGGTACTCGAACTACCGACCGACGCCCTGACGGGCGTTGATCTGGACATACTGGAAAGTCATTTACGGGCCGGACAGGTGCAGGCCTGTTTGCTGGTACCCAACTTCAGCAATCCGCTTGGCTGCTGTATGCCCAACGCCCATAAACAACGGCTGGTGCAGTTGATGGAGACCTACCAGGTACCTCTCATTGAAGATGACCTCTATGGCGACCTTCATTTTGGCCCGGATCGCCCGCTTCCCTGTAAAGCCTTCGACCGGCAGGGGCTGGTCTTATGGTGTGGGTCCGTCAGTAAAACTCTGGCTCCTGGTTACCGGGTGGGCTGGGTAGCACCAGGACGCTATTTTGACGCGTTGCTTCAGGTGAAGCGGTATCAGGCCGGGTTCTCACCGGGTATCACCCAGCAGGCCGTAGCAACTTTTCTGGCCAACGACCGGTATGAATTGCATCTGCGTCGGCTCCGGCAGCGGCTGAAAAGCAACTGCCAACGCTACCAGCAGACGATTCGGGCGCATTTCCCGCCCGGCACGCGCATTAGCGAACCACAAGGGGGCTTTACCTTATGGGTAGAAACCGATGCCCGGGTGGATACACTGGTGCTTGCCGATCAATTGGCTCCGCATAAAATCAGTATCATGCCTGGCAGTTTATTTAGTCTTCAGCCGCAGTATGCCAACTGTATGCGGCTCAGCTACGGCCTGCCATTTGACGAACGCGTGGCCTGGGGGCTGCAAATGATTGGACAGCTTATTCACCAACAGGTAAGGATATGA
- a CDS encoding aminotransferase class V (PFAM: aminotransferase class V~KEGG: scl:sce8911 class-V aminotransferase): MQSQPTTVLDIAQLRAHTPGCQDSLFLNSAGASLMPQPVVQAMQDYLQLETQVGGYEAERVCQTQIDRFYEETARLLNTRPEHIAFAYSATHATFQALSAIPFREGDTILTTTNDYVSNQLAFLSIQQRLGIKLLRIHELPNGDLDLTHAEELIRTHRPVLVAITHIPTNSGLVLPAEDVGKLCQQYGAWYLLDAAQSVGQLPLDVTRIQPDFLVATGRKFLRGPRNTGFLYVSDRVLTAGLSPLFIDRRAATWTEPDTYALQPGARRFEPQEISLLSVGLAEAVGYANQVGIEAIARQNQRLMHRLRTGLEQLDGITLLDWGSCQSNLLTFHMARQPLTALDAALRHGRVVFTVQYPNSALIDFRRKGIDWLVRFSPHYFNTLDEMDEVVDLMAHFLR; encoded by the coding sequence ATGCAATCCCAACCCACTACCGTTCTCGATATTGCTCAACTACGAGCCCATACGCCCGGCTGTCAAGATAGCCTGTTTCTCAATAGTGCCGGCGCTTCTCTGATGCCGCAGCCCGTCGTTCAGGCGATGCAGGATTATCTTCAGTTGGAAACCCAAGTAGGCGGGTACGAGGCCGAACGGGTATGCCAGACACAGATTGACCGGTTTTACGAAGAAACAGCCCGGCTATTGAACACCCGGCCCGAACATATTGCCTTTGCCTACAGTGCTACCCATGCTACCTTTCAAGCCCTGTCAGCTATCCCGTTTCGGGAAGGTGATACCATTCTGACCACGACGAATGATTACGTATCCAACCAGCTAGCTTTTCTGTCCATACAGCAGCGGTTAGGCATTAAATTGCTACGGATTCATGAACTGCCCAATGGCGACCTGGATTTGACGCATGCCGAGGAGTTGATACGTACGCACCGACCGGTTCTGGTGGCGATAACCCACATCCCAACGAACTCGGGTCTGGTGCTCCCGGCGGAGGACGTAGGCAAACTATGCCAGCAATACGGAGCCTGGTATCTACTCGACGCGGCTCAGTCGGTGGGGCAGTTGCCGCTCGACGTTACCCGCATTCAGCCCGACTTTCTGGTAGCCACGGGTCGTAAGTTTCTGCGAGGACCACGGAATACGGGTTTTCTGTATGTATCGGATCGGGTGCTGACAGCCGGACTTTCTCCCTTGTTTATTGATCGACGGGCCGCTACCTGGACTGAGCCAGACACCTACGCCTTACAACCGGGTGCCCGCCGGTTTGAGCCCCAGGAGATTTCGCTACTGAGTGTGGGGTTGGCCGAAGCGGTCGGGTATGCCAATCAGGTCGGTATAGAGGCCATTGCCCGGCAGAATCAACGGCTGATGCACCGGCTCCGAACAGGGCTGGAACAACTCGACGGTATTACCTTACTGGACTGGGGTTCCTGCCAAAGCAACCTACTAACCTTTCACATGGCTCGCCAGCCGTTAACAGCGCTTGATGCCGCTTTGCGACATGGTCGAGTGGTGTTTACGGTGCAGTACCCCAATTCTGCCCTCATCGATTTTAGGCGGAAAGGCATAGATTGGCTGGTTCGATTTTCGCCCCACTATTTTAACACGCTGGATGAAATGGATGAAGTGGTCGATCTGATGGCTCATTTTTTACGGTAA
- a CDS encoding protein of unknown function DUF1572 (PFAM: protein of unknown function DUF1572) — translation MQSDYLQSAIRQFEYYKLLGEKTLAQLPDDALFWQYNAESNSIAILVKHLWGNMLSRWTDFLTTDGEKSWRDREGEFANDIRSRAELLQKWDEGWHTLLNTLQSLREDDLSKTIYIRNQGHTVLEAINRQLAHYPYHIGQLVFLGKMLAQNWTSLSIPRGESGQYNAQKFAQPKRKEHFTDEYLKSDKPIDNNGSTTESTL, via the coding sequence ATGCAGAGCGATTATTTACAAAGCGCGATCCGCCAGTTTGAGTATTATAAATTACTGGGCGAAAAAACATTGGCTCAACTTCCGGATGATGCCCTTTTCTGGCAATACAACGCCGAAAGCAACAGCATTGCCATCCTGGTAAAGCACCTTTGGGGGAATATGTTGAGTCGTTGGACAGATTTTCTGACCACCGATGGGGAAAAAAGCTGGCGCGACCGGGAGGGCGAGTTCGCTAATGATATTCGGTCCCGAGCCGAATTGCTTCAGAAATGGGATGAAGGTTGGCACACGCTTTTAAATACGCTCCAATCGCTCCGGGAAGACGACTTAAGTAAAACCATTTATATCCGAAATCAGGGGCATACGGTACTGGAAGCCATCAACCGGCAGTTAGCCCACTATCCGTATCACATTGGCCAACTGGTATTTCTGGGAAAAATGCTGGCCCAAAACTGGACGTCACTCTCTATTCCAAGAGGTGAATCCGGGCAGTATAACGCGCAAAAATTTGCTCAGCCGAAACGTAAAGAACACTTTACGGATGAATACCTAAAATCGGATAAACCCATTGATAATAACGGATCAACAACAGAATCAACGCTATGA
- a CDS encoding conserved hypothetical protein (KEGG: bte:BTH_II0226 hypothetical protein), with protein sequence MTQEQALHFADEWIGAFNAHDLDAIMAHYADKLEFYSPLIPLLKFNETGCITSKGDLERYFQVGLSTYPDLHFTLHHVFVGVHTLVLYYTSVNGRLASEVFQLNEHGQAEKVFCHYA encoded by the coding sequence ATGACCCAGGAACAAGCCCTCCACTTTGCCGATGAATGGATCGGTGCCTTTAATGCCCATGACCTGGACGCCATTATGGCGCACTATGCCGATAAGCTGGAATTTTATTCACCCCTTATTCCGCTGCTAAAGTTCAATGAAACAGGCTGTATAACCAGCAAAGGTGATCTGGAACGCTATTTCCAAGTAGGCCTGAGCACCTACCCCGACCTGCATTTTACCCTGCACCATGTTTTTGTGGGTGTTCACACGCTGGTTCTCTATTACACGTCGGTGAATGGCCGACTGGCTAGCGAAGTCTTTCAATTGAATGAGCATGGCCAGGCCGAGAAGGTGTTTTGCCACTATGCCTGA